The window GCTTCCTCCAGGGCGCGCTCGCCGGTGTAGCTCTTGGCCTGCCAGTGATGCTCCTGCAGGAGCTGGTCCACGGCCCGGATCTCGGCGCCGGTGCCGGGCAACGGCGGCAGGGTTGCGCCCGCGCCTTGATCCCGCGAGCGCTGGCTGGGCGCCAGGATGGCGACCTCGGCGGCTTCTGGCGCCTGGGCCGCACCCAACTTCTGCAGCGCGGCCCGGTACGCGGCCGGGAGCAGGTCGAAGGCGGGGTTTCCGACCAGCACGGCGAGCTTGGAGGCCGGCCCCGGCGCTGGCCGCAGCAGCTCCTTGGTGCTCGACACCAGCCGCAGGTCGTACTCTTCCAGCAGCAGCCTGCCGTCGGGAGTGGGGATCAGCCCCAGCGGCGCCTGGTTGAGCGCCCCGTCGGGCGAAAGATAGACGCGCTTCGCGCCCGCCAGCAGCGGCTCCAGCGGCTTCCAGAACAGGTCGTAGACCTCCGCTCCCGGAAGCGCCGCCGGCCCCGTGCTCTCCATGCCCCGCGCCTGCGCCTGCTGTTGGAACCCGATCAGTGCTTTGCCCTCCAGCCGCTTGCCTTCTCCCAGCAGCACGTAGGCAGGATGGTCCCGGGTCTCGGCCGTCACCACTAGCGCCACGTAGTAGCTCTTGTCCGTCCAGGTCTTGCCGTCGTGGAAGGCGAAGCGCGCCAGCTCCACCGCCGCCTCTCCCGGCTGCAGCGCCGCGCGCACCTGCTGCCAGGTGACGCGCTCCAGCTTCTTCTGCTGGGCGAAGGCGGCCGAGCGCGCCACCAGCTCCTTCTCCACCTCGTCAGCCTCGGCTTGCAGTTGCTCGATCTGCCGGCGCCAGGCCTCGCGGTCCTTGGGCGTCTGCTGGATGAGGGCGGCGATCTGCGCCCGCTTGGCCGCCAACTGGTCGAGCAGCGTCAGCGCCTGCGGGTCTCCGCTGGCTTCCACCCGCCGCCGCAGCGCCGTCTCGCTGCCCGCCACGAATCCCTTCTCCCACAGCAGCAGGTCGTACATGTCGCCCGCCAGCTCCGGCATCTTGTCCTCGTACTGCTCGACGAAGCTGAAGTAGGCGGGAAAGCTGCTGGCCTGCGTGGCCAGGAAGTCCAGCCGGTCTTTTTCCGTCATGTAGGTGAAGTGGTACTGGAACTGGCGGAAGAGGCTGTCGAATTCGCGGGCGAAGAGCGGTTGCGCCTCCGCCGGCCGCCCCTGCGCGTAACGCAGCCCGGCCAGGTTGCCCAGCGCCGCCTGCACCTGCGGATGCTCCGGCCCCAGCGCTTCCTCCGCGATCCGCAGGCTGCGCTGGAAGAGCGGGTCCGCCTGCTCGTACTTCCCTTGCTTCCAGTACAGCATGGCCAGGTTGTTCAGCGAGAGGGCGGTGTCGGCGTGCGCGGCGCCCAGCGTCTTCTCGCGGATGGCCAGCGCACGCCGGTAGAGCTCTTCCGCCGGCCCCGGCTTGCCTTCGTCGTCGTAGAGCACCGCCAGGTTGTTCAGCGCCGTGGCCACCTGCGGATGCTCCGCTCCCAGCGCCTTCTCGCGGATGGCCAGCGCCCGCTGGAACAGCGGCTCCGCCTGCGCGTACTTGCCTTCCGTGGTGTAGAGCACGGCCAGATTGCCGAGATCGGAGGCGGTGTGCGGATGCTCGGGGCCCAGCGCTTTCTCGTCGATCCGGAGCGCGCGCTGGTAGAGCGCTTCCGCGGGCTCATACTTGCCCTCATCCTTGTAGAGCAGCGCCAGGTTGCCCAGGTCGGTGGCCACGTCGGGATGCTCCGGGCCCAGCGCCTGCTCGTCGAGGTGCAGGCAGCGCTGGTAGAGCGGCTCGGCCTCGCCGTAGCGACCCTGGTCGACGTAGAGCGCCGCCAGGTTGTTCAGCACCGGCGCCAGGTGCGGGCTCTCCGGCCCCTGGGCCTTCTCCCGGATGCTCAGCGCGCGCCGCAATTGCGCCTCCGCCTCGGCGTAGCGCCCCTGCTTGCGGTAGAGTTCGCCCAGGTTGTTCAGGTTGATCGCGGTCTCGGGAGAGTCGGGCCCGGGAGACTTCTCGTGGATGCGCAGCGCCCGCTGATACAGCGCCTCCGCCGGCGCGTACTTGCCCTCGTCCTCGTAGATCCCGGCCAGGTTGTTGAGCGAGGAAGCCACGTCGGGATGCTCCGGCCCCAGCGCCTTC of the Terriglobales bacterium genome contains:
- a CDS encoding tetratricopeptide repeat protein: MSPRRPFVLPLVMLLACLPLAAQQERWQELNRQVVALHQQGRVAEAVPLAEEALRVAEASFGPEDPAVATSLNNLALLYREQGRYAEAEPLYQRDLSLLEKYLGPEHPAVATALNNLAAVYGAEGKTAEAERLYQRALAIREKALGPEHPDVASSLNNLAGIYEDEGKYAPAEALYQRALRIHEKSPGPDSPETAINLNNLGELYRKQGRYAEAEAQLRRALSIREKAQGPESPHLAPVLNNLAALYVDQGRYGEAEPLYQRCLHLDEQALGPEHPDVATDLGNLALLYKDEGKYEPAEALYQRALRIDEKALGPEHPHTASDLGNLAVLYTTEGKYAQAEPLFQRALAIREKALGAEHPQVATALNNLAVLYDDEGKPGPAEELYRRALAIREKTLGAAHADTALSLNNLAMLYWKQGKYEQADPLFQRSLRIAEEALGPEHPQVQAALGNLAGLRYAQGRPAEAQPLFAREFDSLFRQFQYHFTYMTEKDRLDFLATQASSFPAYFSFVEQYEDKMPELAGDMYDLLLWEKGFVAGSETALRRRVEASGDPQALTLLDQLAAKRAQIAALIQQTPKDREAWRRQIEQLQAEADEVEKELVARSAAFAQQKKLERVTWQQVRAALQPGEAAVELARFAFHDGKTWTDKSYYVALVVTAETRDHPAYVLLGEGKRLEGKALIGFQQQAQARGMESTGPAALPGAEVYDLFWKPLEPLLAGAKRVYLSPDGALNQAPLGLIPTPDGRLLLEEYDLRLVSSTKELLRPAPGPASKLAVLVGNPAFDLLPAAYRAALQKLGAAQAPEAAEVAILAPSQRSRDQGAGATLPPLPGTGAEIRAVDQLLQEHHWQAKSYTGERALEEAVKQVHGPRVLHLATHGFFLPDQGVRRERMGLAGNQPSGLEDPMLRSGLFFAGADRALAGEPAPEDLDDGVLTAYEASNLNLQGTELVVLSACNTGQGEVQNGEGVFGLRRAFEEAGAQAVMMSLWPVPDRETQELMTRFYSKWLAGVEKHEALRRAQLEEREVVRRRYGRDLPYYWGAFVLVGK